One uncultured Gellertiella sp. genomic window carries:
- a CDS encoding cytochrome c, which translates to MASWKSLLAGLVVLGAVGGGAFWVITKPAPLPEATFANAGAPDLKNGERIFWAGGCISCHGAKGAAESGQLVLSGGAPLTTPFGTFYPPNISPDEGAGIGGWSLADFGNAMLRGADDENQHLYPAFPYGSYARMTVKDVNDLYGFLRTLPKSAVESPEQALNFPFSIRRLIGGWKFLYLNDKPRVELAAADDEVKRGQYLVEGPGHCGECHTPRDAIGGFRSGQWLAGGPNPEGKGKIPNITPGGELGQWSKDDIVSYLETGITPDADSVGGSMVEVQKNMARLPPEDRMAIAAYLKAIPPVK; encoded by the coding sequence ATGGCATCTTGGAAATCTCTTCTCGCCGGGCTGGTCGTGCTCGGTGCTGTCGGCGGTGGCGCATTCTGGGTGATCACAAAGCCTGCCCCGCTTCCCGAGGCAACCTTTGCCAATGCCGGTGCACCTGACCTCAAGAATGGCGAGCGGATTTTCTGGGCGGGTGGCTGCATCAGCTGCCACGGTGCCAAGGGGGCAGCGGAAAGCGGCCAGCTGGTGCTGTCCGGCGGCGCACCGCTCACCACACCCTTCGGCACCTTCTACCCGCCGAACATTTCTCCGGATGAAGGGGCGGGCATCGGCGGCTGGAGCCTTGCCGATTTCGGCAATGCCATGCTGCGCGGCGCGGATGACGAGAACCAGCACCTCTATCCGGCCTTCCCCTATGGTTCCTATGCCCGGATGACGGTGAAGGATGTCAACGACCTCTATGGCTTCCTGCGCACCCTGCCGAAAAGTGCTGTGGAGAGCCCGGAACAGGCGCTGAACTTTCCCTTCAGCATCCGCCGCCTGATCGGCGGCTGGAAATTCCTCTACCTGAACGACAAGCCGCGGGTGGAACTTGCTGCCGCCGATGACGAGGTGAAGCGCGGCCAGTATCTGGTCGAAGGCCCCGGCCATTGCGGCGAATGCCACACCCCCCGCGACGCCATCGGCGGCTTCAGGTCCGGCCAGTGGCTGGCGGGCGGCCCGAACCCGGAAGGCAAGGGCAAGATCCCCAACATCACCCCCGGGGGCGAACTCGGCCAATGGTCGAAGGACGACATCGTCTCCTACCTCGAAACCGGCATCACCCCGGACGCCGATTCCGTTGGCGGCTCTATGGTCGAAGTCCAGAAAAACATGGCCCGCCTGCCACCCGAAGACCGCATGGCCATTGCCGCCTACCTGAAGGCAATCCCGCCGGTGAAGTGA
- a CDS encoding cytochrome c has translation MKLKTLFAATIALGLVAGGVNAAGSPQETRKHMMEGMGKAMGGLVGIAKGKTAYDADVVKASLTTMADTMKTFPDQFPAGSETGHKTEASPKIWASMDDFKAKAAKLGGDATTLLAALPADKAAVGAAVKMLGGDCGACHEAYRLKD, from the coding sequence ATGAAACTGAAGACCCTGTTTGCCGCAACCATCGCGCTTGGCCTGGTTGCCGGAGGCGTGAACGCTGCCGGATCTCCGCAGGAAACCCGCAAGCACATGATGGAAGGCATGGGCAAGGCGATGGGCGGACTTGTCGGCATCGCCAAGGGCAAGACGGCGTATGACGCCGATGTCGTCAAGGCATCGCTGACCACCATGGCCGACACCATGAAGACCTTCCCCGACCAGTTCCCCGCCGGCTCCGAGACCGGCCACAAGACCGAGGCATCGCCGAAGATCTGGGCCAGCATGGATGATTTCAAGGCCAAGGCGGCCAAGCTCGGCGGCGACGCCACCACGCTGCTCGCCGCCCTGCCGGCCGACAAGGCTGCCGTCGGTGCCGCCGTGAAGATGCTCGGCGGCGATTGCGGCGCCTGCCATGAAGCCTATCGCCTGAAGGATTGA
- a CDS encoding helix-turn-helix domain-containing protein codes for MMAIGELSRRAGVKIPTIRYYEQMGLIPEPGRSEANQRRYGRDDLDRLAFIRHARDLGFSIEAIRDLLRLSAHPDSPCHDADAIARDHLDAVREKITRLKNLETELVRMLDHCQGHTIGQCRVIEALSNHEGCDHGH; via the coding sequence ATGATGGCCATCGGGGAACTGTCCCGCCGCGCGGGCGTCAAGATACCGACCATCCGTTATTACGAACAGATGGGGCTGATCCCCGAACCCGGGCGCAGCGAGGCCAACCAGCGGCGCTATGGCCGCGACGATCTCGACCGGCTCGCCTTCATCCGCCATGCCCGCGACCTCGGCTTTTCCATCGAGGCGATCCGCGACCTGCTGCGGCTTTCCGCCCATCCCGACAGCCCCTGCCACGACGCCGACGCCATCGCCCGCGACCATCTGGACGCCGTGCGCGAAAAGATCACACGGCTGAAGAATCTCGAGACCGAACTGGTGCGCATGCTCGACCATTGCCAGGGCCACACCATCGGCCAGTGCCGGGTGATCGAAGCCCTCTCCAACCACGAAGGGTGCGATCACGGCCACTGA
- a CDS encoding GNAT family N-acetyltransferase, with translation MQTIQTLAPPPSRPPVVTIRPAGRDDLADLAVMVAELAAHHGDPAALSAERLARDLFAPQPWIRALVAESAGDLIGHAILVPAYRANEGARGLDIHQLYVRPAFRSHGIGQHLVATARDEARRSGCTYITVSAATGNLKAHRFYQTLAFTPRPVTGMRYHQVVAG, from the coding sequence ATGCAGACCATCCAGACCCTTGCTCCCCCGCCGTCGCGCCCGCCCGTGGTGACGATCCGCCCGGCCGGGCGCGATGACCTTGCCGATCTCGCGGTGATGGTGGCCGAACTTGCCGCCCATCACGGCGACCCCGCCGCCCTTTCCGCCGAACGGCTGGCCCGCGACCTGTTCGCGCCGCAGCCGTGGATCCGGGCGCTGGTCGCTGAAAGCGCCGGTGATCTGATCGGCCACGCGATCCTGGTGCCCGCCTACCGGGCGAATGAAGGCGCGCGCGGCCTCGACATCCACCAGCTCTATGTCCGCCCCGCCTTCCGCAGCCATGGCATCGGCCAGCACCTGGTCGCAACCGCCCGCGACGAGGCCCGCCGCAGCGGTTGCACCTACATCACCGTCAGCGCCGCCACCGGCAACCTCAAGGCCCACCGCTTCTACCAGACCCTCGCCTTCACCCCCCGCCCGGTCACCGGCATGCGCTATCATCAGGTGGTGGCGGGGTGA
- a CDS encoding type II toxin-antitoxin system prevent-host-death family antitoxin has product MHIFTSIELQRQTGVVQRAASREGAVITSHGKPRNVILSGEEYCRLKQMAREPVPSELMPRKSVVIRPAPDPLGYDATTFHRAAQHMAGDAIRGAGDDAVRSELDRVRDRFAASR; this is encoded by the coding sequence ATGCATATATTCACGTCCATTGAACTCCAGAGACAGACCGGCGTTGTCCAGCGGGCGGCGTCCCGCGAAGGGGCGGTGATCACGTCGCATGGCAAGCCGCGCAACGTGATCCTGTCCGGCGAGGAATATTGCAGGCTGAAGCAGATGGCCCGCGAACCGGTGCCATCCGAACTCATGCCCCGCAAAAGCGTCGTCATCCGTCCGGCACCCGACCCTCTCGGCTATGACGCAACGACCTTTCATCGCGCTGCCCAGCACATGGCCGGGGATGCAATCAGGGGCGCCGGAGACGATGCCGTCCGGTCGGAGCTTGACCGGGTGCGCGACCGCTTCGCCGCGTCGCGCTGA